Proteins encoded together in one Chitinophaga sp. LS1 window:
- a CDS encoding MFS transporter, which produces MFSLYKKAYAGLSTSTWILAVVLLINRCGAMVIPFMTVYLTQQLHFSVQQAGLVMTCYGIGGIVGAFSGGRLSDRYGFYPVQFWSLLLQGLIFLVLGQMHTLLQFCICIFILSAVGDGFRPANTAATAHYSSPENRTRSYSLNRLASNLGWSIGPAVGGIVASYSYHLLFWVDGLTCVVAIIVMRLMIPPVHVAVKRHDGESAGAEGESVNNGKSGSVNNGKIDSVDNGETGRINKGKRARVNQPKRDSVYKDKIYLAFIALSILFTTGFLQLSTMVALYFKEVLHLEEAQIGMVLGLNGLLVAAIEMVLIYKIENMKHPLEFMTRGVALASLAYLSFNILPAAGFVSIVFIVLFTAGEMLSIPFMTAFFISRSGEHNRGQYAALYTVSFAVSTILSPTIGSATIAHFGFKVWWYVAAGFCLIAAVGFNFLYQKVTAKKGSYAV; this is translated from the coding sequence TTGTTCTCTCTTTATAAAAAAGCCTACGCTGGCCTTTCGACCTCCACCTGGATACTGGCTGTTGTACTCCTGATCAATCGCTGTGGTGCGATGGTTATCCCATTTATGACTGTGTACCTCACACAGCAGCTACACTTTTCCGTTCAACAGGCCGGTTTGGTCATGACCTGTTATGGTATAGGTGGCATTGTTGGTGCTTTTAGCGGCGGGCGGTTATCTGACCGGTATGGCTTTTATCCGGTGCAGTTCTGGAGTTTGTTGTTGCAGGGCTTGATCTTTTTAGTTTTGGGGCAGATGCATACACTCCTTCAATTCTGTATTTGTATATTTATCCTGAGTGCGGTGGGCGATGGATTTCGTCCGGCCAACACAGCTGCTACTGCTCATTACAGCAGTCCGGAAAACAGGACAAGGTCTTACTCCCTGAACAGGCTGGCTTCTAACCTGGGTTGGTCCATAGGGCCGGCAGTGGGAGGGATAGTGGCAAGTTATAGTTATCACCTGCTTTTTTGGGTAGATGGGTTGACTTGTGTGGTTGCTATAATCGTGATGCGGTTGATGATTCCGCCGGTACATGTGGCGGTAAAAAGACACGATGGCGAGTCTGCTGGTGCTGAAGGCGAAAGTGTAAACAATGGTAAATCCGGTAGTGTAAACAATGGCAAAATTGACAGTGTTGACAATGGTGAAACTGGACGCATAAACAAAGGTAAACGGGCCCGCGTAAACCAACCTAAACGTGATAGCGTTTACAAAGACAAAATTTACCTTGCTTTTATCGCCCTCAGTATTTTATTTACCACCGGTTTTTTACAACTCTCGACCATGGTGGCTTTATATTTTAAAGAAGTCCTCCACCTGGAAGAAGCACAGATCGGGATGGTCTTAGGCCTCAACGGTCTGCTTGTCGCTGCTATTGAAATGGTGTTGATCTATAAAATTGAAAATATGAAGCACCCACTGGAATTCATGACCCGTGGGGTGGCACTTGCCAGCCTTGCATACCTGAGTTTTAATATCCTGCCTGCAGCAGGTTTTGTAAGCATTGTATTCATCGTTTTATTTACCGCAGGCGAGATGCTGAGTATTCCGTTTATGACAGCCTTCTTTATCAGCAGGAGTGGAGAGCATAACCGCGGACAATATGCGGCATTGTATACCGTATCATTTGCGGTATCCACGATCCTGTCGCCGACTATCGGGTCTGCTACGATCGCCCATTTCGGGTTTAAGGTATGGTGGTATGTAGCAGCAGGTTTTTGTTTGATAGCAGCGGTAGGGTTTAATTTTTTATACCAGAAGGTGACTGCGAAAAAGGGCAGTTATGCGGTGTGA